The Acanthopagrus latus isolate v.2019 chromosome 20, fAcaLat1.1, whole genome shotgun sequence genomic sequence GATAAAGCTGCTGAGCGTTATTTCCCCCACTTGATAGGGAATTAAATTAATGGCCGGAGCCAAGAAATGCcgaattaaagaaaacaaatcactgaTAAATCTTGGAGGGCTTTCACGGCTGCGGAGCTGCTCAGATTGCAGACTTaattgggtttttattttgtgggagATTTTTCATGGAGTGAAGGTCTCTTGTTTGTGGGATGAACatgtggaaataaataaatgtttttgtctttttgatgaTGAAGCAGAATGTGCTTTGCATGTTTTGAGAATGTTGTGTgaattcaatcatttttaaaaacctcacaaataaaagtactttctgtcttatttgtgtTGATTTAATCTAAAATCACACGTGGATTAAAACCTACTTTTTAACTAAGCCTGTGCTTGAATAAGGAGAATTTTACACTTCAGAGGTAGAAATGTTCACTTCAGACACAAATATTGAATCTATTGAACTAAATTTTTAGAAGGAACTTAATAAAAGTGGCTGCTCCAAGCCAAGATTTCTTGAAATAAAGTCTTGGTTATGTCTTTGTCCACAATTATTATAATCTGCTTCTCAGCTCAGTTTAACTGACATTACCCCTCCAGCCTGTGACCTGAGATGCCCTCCATCACCTCCCCAAACGTCTATACCAACAGACCATCAGACCACATGTGTGGTGAGGACTCTTCCGCATCACAGGAGCCGATTCGTGCCAACCGAAGCCCCCGATGGCAGCAGCTGATAGCGCCCCTCAGGCTGGCATCAGGCCACCTGACCTGCGTCAGCCCAGTTGGCTTGGCCTCCCCCTGGCCGTGGGTGTGACTCTCCAGCCAACTGAATTTAAGCGGAGCTCCGGCCTAAGATCAACCATCCGATCCAGGTGCGAAGTGAGAAACCAACATGAGTTTGACTGCCAAAGACAAGGACGTCGTCAAGGGCCTGTGGGCCAAAATCTCCAAGTCTGCTGATGCTATCGGGGCTGATGCTCTCAGCAGGTGAGCGGATCATGGCGTGCTTTTACTTCATTTATTCACTTAGGTTACAGCCGTTCAGCTGTTCGTTTAATTGTGGATAGATGACGCTGACATCACGTGATTTTCTCGCATCGGTGTTATTTATATGTTTAGTTTCTAGTGCAACAAATGGAATGCAACCAATCTGACTgtaaaggagcactgtgtagtgTTGGACACgaaatttgaatcagaagaagaaaatatctGCATTgacttgattattttttcatgccaaaacaaactaaataaataaataatcttcGTTTTAATGAGTagattcaacaacaacaacaacaaaacgttttactttgtttctatgtggcggaccctgccaactttctgGTTTCAGACAGACTTCTAGGGACCTTAATTTCCactgagaacagcctgtttatttagacatggaaaaaaatagatatttgtgagtttgtattattacctcattaatattaaaattatatatattaaaaaagtctgaatttcttctccaaaactacgtaacACCCCGAGAGATAAACCTGTCTAAAAGTTTAAGATAAGATTAACGGATCGTTTCTAAATCTAAATAAGaaattatatttaatgtatCACTTATTATCTCGATGAAGTGattcgtgttttttttgtttgtttgtttgtttgtttgtttgtttgtttgtttgtttgtctttaaaattgatttttaaaaaagatcaCTGTTTCCCAAAGTCCAAGATGAATTCTTCAAGAATCAAGAAactattcacatttaaaaatctggAATTAGAGAATATTCgtatatcttttttattttaaaaaaggaggggggTTACATCTACTGACTTTGCAAAGCACCTGATCAGAAGGTTTTTTTAATTGATGCAGACATGTTGAACATATACATATGGTTAGATAGGGTTATAGAGTCGAATTTTTAAAGCATCGTCATTCCCAACAAAGATGACCAAAGGAGAAGCCCTGCTCCAGGTGAGGCTCGAACTCACAACCTCGGCATCACTCCGCAGGTTACTGTCTTATAAGTACCGCGCGCTGACCGATTGCGCCACTGGAGCCCTCCTTGCTTCACCAGTCGGTGCAGATGAAAGCTGAAAAGTCGCTCTGGTAGACAGATTGTCGTAAACCACGTGTCACTGGTCTCCACCCTCCACAGGATGCTCAGCGTCTATCCCCAAACCAAGACCTACTTCTCCCACTGGCCGGACCTGAGCCCCGGCTCTGCCCCCGTCCAGGCGCACGGAAAGAAGGTGATGGGTGGAGTCGCCCTGGCTGTGTCCAAGATCGACGACCTGACCAACGGCCTGCTGAATCTCAGCGAGCAGCACGCCTTCCAGCTGAGGGTGGACCCCGCCAACTTCAAGGTGAGACCGGGGGGCGTTGTCACCTGCTACAGCTACATTATGATATGGCCATACAGTTCATGTATGATATGTGCCAAGGATCTGGAGCTCACCGATATGACTTGTGCGTGCCTTTACGCACGGTTAACGCACAAATGACGCATTCACGCCGCACTAGTCGCAGCTTTTGTCCAAAATCGACTCACCGGTTTTGTGATGCTGGCCTCAGAGCCTGCACTGCACCACACTGGCATTTCAGATTTGAATGATAAACcagtgaatttgtttttttttaattcaagtcaCAGGAAATAaaccatatttatttattcgtGACCCAATTATGTCCCGTCATCCGCAGATCCTGTCCCAATGCATCCTCGTGGTCATCGCCACCAAGTTCGCCAAAGAATTCACCCCGGAGGCCCACGTCGCCTTGGATAAGTTCCTGGTCGCCCTGTCCCTGGCTCTGTCTGAGAAATACCGCTAGGCTCCGCTCGCAGCGTGGTCGCCAGGTCTGCCGCCATTGTATCACCgtgttgaaaaatgacagaataaactGCGTGCAGTCCAGAGCCTGACCCTGTGACCCTGTTGTGTCTTTGACCTCTCCTCGCATCACttcctcacacatgcacaagcacCAGTGTCGTGTCacgggaggaggggggaggggataAAAGAGGAGAGCAATTcacttgtgttttcatcttttaatttcATATGAAAAATTTCACACAACGGTGACACAGTTTGACGTGGGAGAAAAAGGTACAGCGCATCAGCGGAGAGAGACGGTGTGCACAGGTTCAGTGTCGCAACAAGGGCTGTTAGGATTTCATAATGACTCGTAACTTATCATCGCCGAGAATGAGCCTGCAATACAAGAGAGACACCGTGACACCACGCCGTTATCACtcgcttttttatttttattttattaatttattaatccAGTTGCGACATCCCGACAGCCTGCTGGGCTTACCTGACTAGAGCAGCAGCCACCAGGCCTCCTCCTATGGGCCCCACCCAGTACACCCAGTGGTAGGTCCAGTAGTTGGTCATCAGAGCCGGACCGAAAGCCCTGGCAGGGTTCAGACACGTTCCTGATATATCGCCCCTGCAAGTTTGATTACTCTTATtattcatatactgtatacataaatatatatatatatatatatatatatatatatatatatatatatatatatatacataaatatatatatatatatatgttatctGTGTCTCAGGTgatattcagttcagttctaACTTTATTGCAAACGCAGGGTGGAGATTAAACACAGGGCGTTTGGTAGAATAAATGACACACTAAAGCACAATAAAACCATGCAGCACAATTGAGttgaatcaatcaatcaatcaatcaatcaatcaatcaatcaatcaatcatagTAATATGTAAAGTCGAAGTGAGTCGGATCTCTTTTTGTGGTTACACCATTCGAACCAAACCGCGGTGGTGCAGAATCAGAATAAGATTTGGATAAACAGTTTCATCAGAAATCATgaagacagtgaaaacagaagtcatTTTGCTGCCACGCATCAGTTTATGTAGTCCATGCTCGTGTCTGTGTCCACTGAAGTATTGTTaactgacatttttgaaaataattaagtcaagaatgattttttttaagtaatctgGAATCTAAATACtacatttgcagaaaaatacattaaactAATACAATTTTCAAAtagtattatatatatttatatatcatatattgTATTATGTAATCCTTAAAGAGTAATGAAAGGTCACTTCCTGGAGAAACATAATTCACCAGATATCTTTGGTCTGGTTGGCGTCTgacccaaagcgtcagtattttaCAATCTTtggatgagactcaacaattaaTGTTTCCTCAGGAAGTTACAACATCAGTATAACcgcaataaaaatataaataacaagtGAACATTCATCACTTCaccttttattgtcttttatgCTTGTGAGCTCAAAAGTTTGTCCGGTGTTTGAATCTTTTGTCGCTTTTTTTCACGCTGagaacctttattttgaaaattgtaTTTCTCTTTGAAAGGAGACAGTCAGATATTAAGATCAGAGAATCCATGGCAGTGAAAGTGTCAGCAGCCAGGTGTCAGTGTAAATGTTTAACTCGGtgtaaacacaataaacacgGTGACCGTCAGCCTCTCTTAGCTCACCCTGCCAGGATGTTGATGATGACGGTGCAGCCCACGAGGAAGGGGGCCAGCGGCGTCTTCGTCTTGCCGTTGACcgccaccagcagcaccaccatgGTGACCAAGCAGGTCATGGCCACCTCCCCGAAGATGGCCCCGGACAGCTGGCTCTCCGACTTGAGGATGTCGAACGCTGCTCCTGTGGCGTTCAGGTAGCGATCTGCAGGGGTCATCAACTGTTGGGACGTATCAGAGAGGAGTTTGCATTCaggttttatttgttgtgtctttttgtctgttgtgttgcaAGCGTGCGAGagagtcaaaaacaaaatactgtgcGCTCAACGATGACCCTGACCTTGGCCATCCCGGCTCCGAGCACTCCTCCAATCAGCTGGCTGACCAGGTAGAGTCCCACCATCGTCAGCTCGATGCCTCCGCACAGGTAGATGGCAATGGTGAAGGGAGGGTTAAAGTGGGAGCCGCTagaggaaggggagagggtCGAGATCTCCAAAGGTACTCAAACGACATGATTCAGATCATTGTACAGCAAACATATGATACACAAACTGGTTACCTGATGTTATCCATGACCGCCACCATCACTGCCACAGCCAGTCCGTGCACCAGGGCTGGCTGCAGCCGCCCGGCCGCGGGCACGTTCTCGATCACGGACACACAGCCGATGAAAACGAAGAACATGGTCCCCACTATCTCGGCCATGCAGGGCTGGATCAGGGTCTCATACTTGCTGGGAGATCTGGACACAGGAGGCTTCCTGCCCCTCTCCAGCAGAGCAGAGTCTGTGTCTTCCAGTTCCATTTTCTCGA encodes the following:
- the LOC119009509 gene encoding aquaporin-8-like, translated to MGVEKMELEDTDSALLERGRKPPVSRSPSKYETLIQPCMAEIVGTMFFVFIGCVSVIENVPAAGRLQPALVHGLAVAVMVAVMDNISGSHFNPPFTIAIYLCGGIELTMVGLYLVSQLIGGVLGAGMAKLMTPADRYLNATGAAFDILKSESQLSGAIFGEVAMTCLVTMVVLLVAVNGKTKTPLAPFLVGCTVIINILAGGDISGTCLNPARAFGPALMTNYWTYHWVYWVGPIGGGLVAAALVRLILGDDKLRVIMKS
- the hbae5 gene encoding hemoglobin, alpha embryonic 5 isoform X2; this translates as MSLTAKDKDVVKGLWAKISKSADAIGADALSRMLSVYPQTKTYFSHWPDLSPGSAPVQAHGKKVMGGVALAVSKIDDLTNGLLNLSEQHAFQLRVDPANFKILSQCILVVIATKFAKEFTPEAHVALDKFLVALSLALSEKYR
- the hbae5 gene encoding hemoglobin, alpha embryonic 5 isoform X1, producing the protein MSLTAKDKDVVKGLWAKISKSADAIGADALSRMLSVYPQTKTYFSHWPDLSPGSAPVQAHGKKVMGGVALAVSKIDDLTNGLLNLSEQHAFQLRVDPANFKVRPGGVVTCYSYIMIWPYSSCMICAKDLELTDMTCACLYARLTHK